In a genomic window of Venatoribacter cucullus:
- the pyrH gene encoding UMP kinase: MAEQKSAKYKRILLKLSGEALMGDMDFGIDPKVLDRMALEVGQLRGIGVQVGLVIGGGNLFRGKALSEAGLDRVAGDHMGMLATVMNALAMRDALERANMPTRVMSAIPMSGVVDHYDRRSAIRALEIGDVVIFAAGTGNPFFTTDSAACLRGIEINADVVLKATNVDGVYTADPKKDPTAEKYDILTYQEVLEKQLGVMDLTAICLARDHNMPLRVYDMNEPGVLARLMTGGNDGTLIVSEEK, translated from the coding sequence ATGGCTGAGCAAAAAAGTGCCAAATACAAACGTATCCTGCTGAAACTGAGCGGCGAAGCCCTGATGGGCGATATGGATTTTGGTATTGACCCGAAAGTACTCGACCGTATGGCTCTGGAAGTAGGGCAGTTGCGCGGTATTGGTGTGCAGGTTGGTCTGGTGATTGGTGGTGGCAACCTGTTCCGTGGCAAGGCACTGAGCGAAGCCGGCCTGGACCGGGTCGCCGGTGACCATATGGGTATGCTGGCCACGGTCATGAATGCACTGGCCATGCGCGACGCGCTGGAGCGGGCCAATATGCCGACCCGTGTCATGTCTGCTATTCCGATGAGTGGTGTGGTGGATCATTACGACCGCCGCAGTGCGATCCGGGCCCTGGAAATCGGGGATGTGGTGATCTTCGCTGCCGGCACCGGTAACCCGTTTTTTACTACCGACTCCGCCGCTTGTCTGCGGGGTATTGAGATCAACGCCGACGTGGTTCTGAAAGCCACCAATGTCGATGGCGTGTATACTGCCGATCCTAAGAAAGACCCGACTGCGGAAAAATACGACATCCTGACCTATCAGGAAGTCCTGGAAAAACAACTGGGTGTGATGGATCTTACGGCCATCTGCCTGGCGCGGGACCATAATATGCCCCTGCGGGTTTATGATATGAATGAACCGGGTGTGCTGGCCCGTCTGATGACTGGCGGCAATGACGGCACCCTGATCGTAAGTGAGGAAAAGTAA
- the uppS gene encoding polyprenyl diphosphate synthase — MSTSIDDTLAVQGDIPRHVAIIMDGNNRWAKRRFMPGVAGHKAGVDAVRAVVEHSAKQGVEVLTLFAFSSENWRRPADEVSALMSLFVLALEREVRKLHRHNIRLQIMGDVSGFTPRLQQLIRESEALTAGNTAMTLVVAANYGGQWDIARAARRIAEEVQAGTLQPQDINEQLFHRYTWLADLPPPDLLIRTGGEQRISNFMLWQTAYSELYFSPVFWPDFKQQEYQQALTAFAERTRRFGRTDDQLEGKK, encoded by the coding sequence ATGTCGACCAGTATTGACGACACCCTGGCTGTGCAGGGCGATATTCCCCGCCACGTTGCCATCATCATGGATGGCAATAACCGTTGGGCCAAGCGTCGTTTTATGCCCGGTGTTGCCGGGCATAAAGCCGGTGTGGATGCGGTGCGGGCGGTGGTGGAACATTCTGCCAAACAGGGTGTTGAAGTGCTCACGCTGTTTGCCTTCAGCAGTGAAAACTGGCGGCGACCGGCGGATGAAGTCAGCGCCCTGATGAGCCTGTTTGTGCTGGCGCTGGAGCGCGAAGTGCGCAAACTGCACCGGCACAATATCCGCCTGCAGATTATGGGCGATGTATCGGGTTTTACTCCGCGCCTGCAACAGCTGATCCGTGAATCCGAGGCCTTAACCGCCGGCAATACCGCCATGACCCTGGTGGTCGCCGCCAACTATGGTGGCCAGTGGGATATTGCCCGGGCGGCCCGGCGTATTGCTGAGGAAGTACAGGCCGGCACCCTGCAGCCGCAGGATATTAATGAACAGTTGTTTCACCGTTACACCTGGCTGGCCGATTTACCGCCGCCGGATTTACTGATCCGCACCGGTGGCGAGCAGCGCATCAGCAACTTTATGCTGTGGCAAACCGCCTATTCCGAGCTGTATTTTTCGCCGGTATTTTGGCCGGATTTCAAACAACAAGAATATCAGCAAGCGTTGACGGCTTTTGCCGAGCGTACCCGTCGCTTTGGCCGTACCGACGACCAGTTAGAAGGAAAAAAATAA
- the map gene encoding type I methionyl aminopeptidase — protein sequence MSVSIKSAEDIAKMRIAGRLAAEVLEMIEPYVKPGVSTGELDRICHDYIVNVQKAVPAPLNYHGFPKSICTSINHVICHGIPSDDKILKKGDIVNIDITVIKDGYHGDTSKMFFIGEPTPANERLVRVTQECLYIGIDLVKPGARLGDIGHAIQQHAESNHYSVVREYCGHGIGQVFHEDPQVLHYGRPGTGLELQAGMIFTIEPMINLGTRFNKLMKDGWTVVTKDRKPSAQWEHTILVTDTGVEILTLRSEETRYQS from the coding sequence ATGAGTGTCAGCATCAAGTCCGCTGAGGACATCGCCAAAATGCGTATCGCCGGCCGCCTCGCCGCCGAAGTTCTGGAAATGATCGAGCCTTATGTAAAGCCCGGCGTTTCTACCGGTGAGCTCGACCGCATCTGTCACGACTATATTGTGAATGTGCAAAAGGCTGTGCCGGCACCGCTGAATTACCACGGGTTTCCCAAGTCAATCTGTACCTCTATTAACCATGTGATCTGCCATGGCATTCCCAGCGATGACAAGATCCTGAAAAAGGGCGATATCGTTAATATCGACATTACCGTGATCAAAGACGGTTACCACGGCGATACCAGTAAGATGTTTTTTATCGGTGAACCGACGCCGGCCAATGAGCGCCTGGTACGCGTTACCCAGGAATGTCTGTACATCGGTATTGATCTGGTTAAGCCCGGTGCCCGCCTTGGTGATATCGGCCATGCCATTCAGCAGCACGCTGAATCCAACCACTACTCGGTGGTACGGGAATACTGCGGCCATGGTATTGGCCAGGTTTTCCATGAAGATCCGCAGGTATTGCACTACGGCCGTCCCGGTACCGGGCTGGAATTACAGGCCGGCATGATCTTCACCATCGAACCGATGATCAACCTGGGTACCCGCTTCAACAAGCTGATGAAAGATGGCTGGACCGTGGTTACCAAAGACCGCAAACCTTCAGCCCAGTGGGAACACACTATTCTGGTAACCGATACCGGCGTAGAAATTCTGACCTTACGCAGCGAAGAAACCCGCTACCAGAGCTGA
- a CDS encoding DEAD/DEAH box helicase, with protein MFADIEFHPRLLAGLEQLEITQPTEVQALMLPLALAGRDVQVCAETGSGKTLAYLLPIMEKLLANAAPASATRALVLVPTRELARQVFKTAQLFCDLNSLNVGLLTGGDEFKYQAAVLRKNPEIVVSTPGRLVDHLKRGSAELKDLEFLVLDEADRMLDMGFAEDMEMIVGRSKKERQTFMLSATLRHEGIGRIARSMLNNPESLTTRTVQDQHEFIRQQRILADDNAHKDRLLVWLLANETYDKAIIFVNKRTEVDRLNTFLRRHRNGIAMLHGDMTQDERNYVMQSLREGKRNILVATDVAARGLDVDGMDLVINYDLARKGDEYVHRIGRTGRAGNSGLAISLIAPHEWNLKAAIERYLQQQMEERTIAELKGNYRGPKKVKASGKAAGKKKPKSNTKTAKSTGKPLAKKSDKKKSGPRPSRPQPRAGTLMDSEGFAPVKRRKPDAS; from the coding sequence GTGTTTGCCGATATTGAATTTCATCCCCGCTTGCTGGCCGGACTGGAGCAGCTGGAAATCACTCAGCCTACGGAAGTGCAGGCACTGATGCTGCCGCTGGCACTGGCTGGTCGTGATGTGCAGGTGTGTGCTGAAACTGGTAGTGGTAAAACCCTGGCGTATCTGTTGCCTATTATGGAAAAGCTGCTGGCTAACGCGGCACCGGCTTCCGCTACCCGTGCCCTGGTATTGGTGCCTACCCGCGAGCTGGCGCGGCAGGTTTTTAAAACCGCGCAGTTATTTTGTGATCTTAATTCGCTGAATGTTGGTTTGTTAACCGGCGGTGATGAGTTCAAATATCAGGCGGCAGTATTGCGTAAAAATCCGGAAATTGTGGTGTCGACGCCAGGGCGTCTGGTGGACCATTTGAAACGTGGTTCTGCTGAACTGAAGGATCTGGAGTTTCTGGTGCTGGACGAAGCCGACCGGATGCTGGATATGGGTTTTGCCGAAGATATGGAGATGATTGTCGGACGCAGCAAGAAAGAGCGTCAGACCTTTATGTTATCCGCTACCTTGCGTCATGAGGGTATTGGCCGCATTGCCCGGTCAATGCTGAATAATCCGGAAAGTCTTACCACCAGAACGGTGCAGGACCAGCATGAATTTATCCGTCAGCAGCGTATTCTGGCGGACGATAATGCGCATAAAGATCGTTTGCTGGTGTGGTTACTGGCGAATGAAACCTACGATAAAGCCATTATTTTTGTGAATAAACGCACCGAGGTGGATCGTCTCAACACTTTCCTGCGGCGTCATCGTAATGGTATCGCTATGCTGCATGGTGATATGACGCAGGATGAACGCAATTATGTGATGCAATCTTTGCGTGAGGGTAAGCGTAATATCCTGGTTGCTACCGATGTGGCGGCCCGTGGTCTGGATGTGGATGGCATGGATCTGGTGATTAACTATGACCTGGCCCGCAAAGGTGATGAATATGTACATCGCATCGGCCGTACCGGTCGGGCGGGCAATTCCGGTCTGGCGATCAGTCTGATTGCACCGCATGAATGGAATCTGAAAGCAGCCATTGAGCGTTATCTGCAGCAGCAGATGGAAGAGCGCACCATCGCTGAGCTGAAAGGCAATTATCGTGGCCCGAAAAAGGTTAAAGCATCGGGTAAGGCCGCCGGGAAGAAAAAGCCGAAAAGTAATACTAAAACAGCTAAAAGCACGGGCAAACCGCTGGCGAAAAAATCGGATAAGAAGAAGTCTGGTCCGCGTCCGAGCCGTCCACAGCCCCGGGCTGGTACGTTAATGGACAGTGAAGGGTTTGCACCGGTTAAACGCCGCAAGCCTGATGCGTCTTAA
- the frr gene encoding ribosome recycling factor: protein MVNDIKKDAEDRMSKSVQALVEAFKKVRTGRANPAILDGVMVDYYGTPTQLSQVANIIVEDARSLAINPWEKSLVPAIEKAIMKSDLGLNPSTNGDTIRLPMPALTEETRKNFIKQAKAEAEKGRVSVRNIRRDANAQIKDLEKEKLISSDEQRGGEDQIQKLTDKFIAEIDNLLAAKEKDLMQV, encoded by the coding sequence ATGGTTAACGACATTAAAAAGGATGCGGAAGACCGCATGAGCAAAAGCGTGCAAGCGCTGGTGGAAGCCTTTAAAAAAGTGCGCACCGGCCGCGCGAATCCCGCCATTCTGGATGGTGTGATGGTGGACTACTACGGTACGCCTACCCAGCTCTCCCAGGTTGCCAACATTATTGTGGAAGATGCCCGCTCGCTGGCGATCAACCCGTGGGAAAAAAGCCTGGTACCGGCCATTGAAAAGGCCATTATGAAGTCTGATCTGGGGCTTAACCCATCAACCAACGGTGACACCATCCGTTTGCCGATGCCGGCACTCACCGAAGAAACCCGTAAAAACTTTATCAAGCAGGCCAAGGCCGAAGCAGAGAAAGGCCGGGTTTCGGTGCGCAATATCCGTCGTGATGCCAATGCGCAGATTAAAGATCTGGAGAAAGAAAAACTGATCTCGTCCGACGAACAGCGCGGTGGTGAAGATCAGATCCAGAAATTAACCGATAAATTCATTGCTGAAATCGACAACCTGCTGGCCGCCAAAGAAAAAGACCTGATGCAGGTCTGA
- the rpsB gene encoding 30S ribosomal protein S2, producing the protein MAQVSMRDLLKAGVHFGHQTRYWNPKMGKYIFGARNKIHIINLEHTVPAMNDALKLVESMAARNNKVLFVGTKRAAGKIMKEQAERAGMPFVAHRWLGGMLTNYKTIRQSIKRLRDLEGQRTDGTFEQLTKKEALMRTREMEKLERSIGGIKDMGGLPDVLFVIDVDHERIAIQEANKLGIPVIGIVDTNSNPDGIDYVIPGNDDAIRAIQIYATAVADAVLEGKQQNGVAASEFVEVAEDAPAQEAAE; encoded by the coding sequence ATGGCACAAGTAAGCATGCGTGACCTGCTGAAAGCAGGCGTTCACTTCGGTCACCAGACCCGTTACTGGAACCCGAAAATGGGCAAGTACATTTTCGGCGCCCGCAACAAGATTCACATCATCAACCTGGAGCACACTGTTCCGGCCATGAATGATGCGCTGAAACTGGTTGAATCCATGGCTGCCCGTAACAACAAAGTTCTGTTTGTTGGTACCAAACGCGCCGCTGGTAAAATCATGAAAGAGCAGGCCGAGCGTGCTGGCATGCCTTTCGTAGCGCACCGCTGGTTAGGCGGTATGCTGACCAACTACAAAACCATCCGTCAGTCCATCAAACGTCTGCGTGATCTGGAAGGCCAGCGCACCGACGGTACTTTTGAGCAGCTGACCAAAAAAGAAGCTCTGATGCGTACCCGTGAAATGGAGAAGCTGGAGCGTTCTATCGGTGGTATCAAAGACATGGGCGGCCTGCCGGACGTGCTGTTCGTAATCGACGTTGATCACGAGCGCATTGCCATTCAGGAAGCCAACAAGCTGGGTATTCCGGTTATTGGTATCGTGGATACCAACTCCAACCCGGACGGTATCGACTACGTTATCCCGGGTAACGACGACGCCATCCGTGCTATCCAGATCTACGCTACTGCAGTGGCTGATGCTGTGCTGGAAGGCAAGCAGCAGAACGGCGTTGCAGCCAGCGAATTTGTCGAAGTGGCAGAAGACGCTCCGGCGCAGGAAGCTGCAGAGTAA
- a CDS encoding pirin family protein — protein sequence MSQRTLQHIIPSHPSSDGDGVKIRRVAMFDLPATDPFLMLDELSSDNPDDYIGGFPPHPHRGMETLTYLRHGSLEHRDHLGNRGLITSGGAQWMSAGRGIIHSEMPALDMQLLHGFQLWINLPAKDKMSAPKYRDVPAAEIPQLEFPQAQVQVIAGAWNINGQSSEGPLMDLAADAGYLDIHLQAGASLTLTTPAEQRVIALVYKGQLNTSPQAPEKSLLVFGQGDELKLQAVNDAGLILLRGTPIREKVVHYGPFVMNSTEEIQQAIADYNSGRFGRD from the coding sequence ATGAGCCAGCGTACCCTTCAGCATATAATTCCCAGCCACCCAAGTTCCGATGGTGACGGTGTAAAGATCCGCCGTGTCGCCATGTTTGACCTGCCCGCTACTGACCCATTTCTGATGCTGGATGAGCTGTCATCGGATAATCCGGATGACTATATCGGCGGCTTTCCGCCGCATCCGCACCGGGGTATGGAAACCTTAACCTATTTACGCCACGGCTCACTGGAACACCGCGATCATCTGGGTAATCGCGGACTGATTACCAGTGGCGGCGCCCAATGGATGTCAGCGGGGCGCGGTATTATTCACAGCGAAATGCCCGCTCTGGATATGCAACTCCTGCACGGCTTTCAGCTGTGGATCAACCTGCCAGCCAAAGACAAAATGAGCGCTCCGAAATACCGCGACGTTCCGGCAGCAGAAATTCCACAGTTAGAATTTCCCCAGGCCCAGGTGCAGGTGATTGCCGGCGCGTGGAATATTAATGGCCAATCCAGTGAAGGCCCACTGATGGATCTGGCTGCCGATGCCGGCTATCTGGACATTCATCTGCAGGCGGGTGCCAGCCTGACCCTTACCACGCCGGCAGAGCAGCGGGTGATTGCTCTGGTGTATAAAGGCCAGCTGAATACCAGCCCGCAAGCTCCGGAAAAATCGCTATTGGTATTCGGCCAGGGGGACGAGTTAAAACTGCAGGCTGTCAATGACGCCGGCCTGATCTTATTACGCGGCACACCAATCAGGGAAAAAGTGGTGCACTACGGCCCCTTTGTAATGAACAGCACTGAAGAAATTCAACAAGCCATTGCCGACTACAACAGCGGCCGTTTCGGTCGTGACTGA
- the tsf gene encoding translation elongation factor Ts, producing MSNVSATQVKELRERTGLGMMECKKALVEANGDIDLAIENLRKNSGLKAAKKADRTAAEGKIRVVVSAGVAVAVEVNSETDFAAGDANFNNFADQVVAKLAATKEADVAKLMEGELEQAREALVQKIGENITVRRPAVVEAETVGAYVHSNGKIACIVALKGGNEELAKDIAMHVTAANPRVVRGDDMPAEVLEKEKEIIRAQPDMAGKPAEIVEKMMGGRINKFLKENSLLDQPFVKNPDQTVGQLAKEGGAEVISFLRLEVGEGIEVEKVDFAAEVAAQLKG from the coding sequence ATGTCTAACGTTTCTGCCACTCAGGTAAAAGAACTGCGCGAGCGTACTGGCCTGGGCATGATGGAGTGCAAAAAAGCACTGGTTGAAGCCAATGGTGATATCGATCTGGCGATTGAAAACCTGCGCAAAAATTCTGGCCTGAAAGCCGCCAAGAAAGCCGACCGTACTGCCGCTGAAGGTAAAATCCGCGTGGTGGTTAGCGCTGGTGTGGCCGTGGCTGTTGAAGTGAACTCTGAAACTGACTTCGCCGCTGGCGATGCCAACTTCAACAACTTTGCCGATCAGGTTGTGGCTAAACTGGCTGCTACCAAAGAAGCCGATGTGGCCAAACTGATGGAAGGCGAACTGGAACAGGCGCGTGAAGCACTGGTACAGAAAATCGGTGAGAACATCACCGTGCGTCGTCCGGCCGTTGTGGAAGCTGAAACTGTGGGTGCTTACGTGCACTCTAACGGCAAAATCGCCTGTATCGTAGCCCTGAAAGGCGGCAACGAAGAACTGGCCAAAGACATTGCTATGCACGTAACTGCGGCTAACCCGCGCGTGGTTCGCGGTGACGACATGCCGGCCGAAGTGCTGGAAAAAGAAAAGGAAATTATCCGTGCGCAGCCGGATATGGCTGGTAAGCCTGCCGAAATCGTTGAAAAAATGATGGGCGGCCGTATCAACAAGTTCCTGAAAGAAAACAGCCTGCTGGATCAGCCGTTCGTTAAGAACCCTGACCAGACTGTTGGCCAGCTGGCCAAAGAAGGCGGTGCTGAAGTGATCTCCTTCCTGCGTCTGGAAGTGGGTGAAGGCATCGAAGTTGAAAAAGTAGACTTCGCCGCCGAAGTAGCAGCACAGCTGAAAGGCTGA
- a CDS encoding phosphatidate cytidylyltransferase encodes MFKERVLTALVLAPLMIGGIFFLPLQEFAIFIAVIATVGAWEWANIAGYQKNWSRILYALVVFLCLYASARFLRIHEEYKVYYLAAGALWWVLAFALVKRYPGGTEVWAARPIRALLGLCVLIPMWVGFMHLKVSEHSSLLIVYVMLVVWGADTGAYFSGKRWGRSKLAPHVSPGKSWAGFWGGLATTLLVAACFAFYIDGWLRPVDTLFGLQLLLITLVTMVISVLGDLVESMMKRHRGIKDSSSLLPGHGGVLDRIDSMAAAVPVFAFMMLILDWNLT; translated from the coding sequence GTGTTTAAGGAACGCGTACTCACTGCGCTGGTGCTGGCGCCGCTGATGATCGGCGGTATTTTCTTTCTGCCGCTGCAGGAATTTGCCATTTTTATTGCCGTGATTGCCACGGTAGGTGCTTGGGAATGGGCCAATATTGCCGGTTACCAGAAAAACTGGAGCCGCATTCTGTATGCGTTGGTGGTGTTTCTGTGTTTATACGCCAGTGCGCGTTTTCTGCGCATTCATGAAGAATACAAAGTCTATTATCTGGCGGCCGGCGCGCTGTGGTGGGTGCTGGCATTTGCCTTGGTGAAACGCTATCCGGGCGGCACTGAAGTGTGGGCGGCGCGTCCGATCCGGGCGTTGCTGGGGCTGTGTGTGCTGATCCCTATGTGGGTTGGCTTTATGCACCTGAAAGTCTCCGAACACAGCTCGTTGTTAATTGTGTATGTGATGCTGGTGGTGTGGGGCGCGGATACCGGCGCCTACTTCTCGGGTAAACGCTGGGGGCGCAGCAAGCTGGCGCCGCACGTCAGTCCGGGGAAATCCTGGGCCGGTTTCTGGGGTGGCCTGGCCACGACACTGCTGGTGGCGGCCTGCTTTGCCTTTTACATCGACGGCTGGCTGCGTCCGGTCGATACCCTGTTTGGTTTACAGTTATTGCTGATTACCCTGGTCACCATGGTCATTTCGGTACTGGGCGATCTGGTGGAAAGCATGATGAAGCGCCACCGTGGCATTAAAGACAGCTCGTCGCTGCTGCCCGGCCATGGCGGTGTGCTGGATCGCATCGACAGCATGGCGGCGGCGGTGCCGGTGTTCGCCTTTATGATGCTGATTCTCGACTGGAATCTGACATGA
- the glnD gene encoding [protein-PII] uridylyltransferase translates to MSPDNELPALPVINSVQLLQDLQAARSPLPVIRPLLKQIQEQSHHYFRATLDAATLVRHRATLIDQILSCLWQSSGLPQHELALIAVGGYGRGELHPHSDIDLLLLCRDEQAITTYSEPLQRFITLLWDLKLDVGHSVRTLAECVTEAGKDLTIITNMMESRLLTGDHPLHEQLKQATAPDRLWPAQEFFQAKWQELRDRHRKHNDSEYNLEPNVKKSPGTLRDIQTICWATMRYFGEGTLQSLQQQGFLTPFEFERLQRSLHFLWQVRYALHMLTGREEDRLLFDLQREVAALLGFRDDKSRLGVEYFMGRFYRNQLATMELCDLLLLHFNEDFMKRDKVHEIVTLSEHFVLNNGYLQLQDAGLFAREPGWLLQVFVLMADTPHAKGIHSDTIRALRDHRHLIDDQYRQNPEYNAIFMELMRHRSRVVRELSRMMRYGILGRYIPAFGHIIGMMEHDLFHVYTVDEHSLRMMRFLRQLRFDDSIRERFPLASGVIHRVQKKELLYLTALLHDTGKSMDGDHTANSGEIAAAFCRQHNLRPTDSHLVEWLCTNHLLMSQASQRLEINNPEDIHPFAREVGDQYHLDLLYLISVADIYSTNPKLWTSWRAEQMSDLYHSTQAALRRGLNTPPNKDAWISEVQQEALAQLQQKGLSEARVRQIWGDPDDDYFLREGIDNVVWHALEIDAHGNSNAPLVSIRQTSAGKSEGATQIFIYMKDQVNLFAATTATLDQLNLNIQDARIMTSEKEHNVVDTYVVLDENNQPISDPARIEHIRQTLVQALSDPDNYTTIIQRRTPRALKQFKVETQVTISTDPLMQRTVLEVIAADRPGLLARMGAILSAAGIQLQGAKILTEGERVSDIFYILDQHGHPFADAEQCLALKDAIIQGLAEQVEAQSAV, encoded by the coding sequence ATGTCGCCGGATAATGAACTGCCGGCTCTGCCGGTTATTAACAGCGTCCAGCTGCTGCAGGATTTACAGGCTGCACGGTCGCCGTTACCCGTTATCCGGCCACTACTGAAACAGATTCAGGAGCAATCGCACCACTACTTCCGCGCCACTCTTGATGCGGCAACCCTGGTGCGCCACCGCGCCACTCTGATTGACCAGATTCTGAGCTGTCTGTGGCAAAGCTCCGGCCTGCCCCAGCACGAGCTGGCACTGATTGCGGTGGGGGGGTATGGCCGCGGCGAGCTGCATCCGCATTCTGATATTGATTTATTACTGCTGTGCCGGGATGAACAGGCCATTACCACCTACAGTGAGCCGTTGCAGCGCTTTATTACCCTGCTGTGGGATCTGAAGCTGGACGTCGGCCACAGTGTCCGCACCCTCGCTGAATGCGTAACCGAAGCCGGCAAAGACCTGACCATTATTACCAATATGATGGAAAGCCGCTTGCTGACCGGTGACCATCCATTGCACGAACAGTTAAAGCAGGCCACCGCCCCCGATCGGCTTTGGCCGGCGCAAGAATTTTTTCAGGCCAAATGGCAGGAGCTGCGCGACCGCCACCGCAAGCACAACGATTCTGAATACAATCTTGAGCCCAATGTTAAAAAATCACCCGGCACTCTGCGCGATATCCAGACCATCTGCTGGGCTACCATGCGTTACTTTGGTGAGGGCACCTTACAATCGTTACAGCAGCAGGGGTTTCTGACGCCGTTCGAATTTGAGCGCCTGCAACGCAGCCTGCACTTTTTATGGCAGGTACGCTACGCGCTGCACATGCTGACGGGGCGCGAGGAAGACCGCCTGTTGTTTGACCTGCAGCGTGAAGTTGCTGCCCTGCTGGGTTTCCGGGACGATAAATCACGCCTTGGTGTGGAATACTTTATGGGGCGGTTTTATCGTAACCAGCTGGCCACTATGGAGCTGTGCGATTTATTACTGCTGCACTTCAACGAAGATTTTATGAAGCGCGATAAGGTGCATGAAATCGTTACCCTGAGCGAGCACTTTGTCCTGAATAATGGTTACCTGCAGCTGCAGGATGCCGGCCTGTTTGCCCGCGAACCAGGCTGGCTGCTGCAGGTATTTGTCTTAATGGCCGACACTCCACACGCCAAAGGAATACATTCAGACACCATCCGCGCCCTGCGCGACCACCGTCATTTAATTGATGATCAGTACCGCCAGAACCCGGAATACAATGCTATTTTCATGGAATTAATGCGCCACCGCTCACGGGTAGTGCGGGAATTATCCCGCATGATGCGCTACGGCATTCTGGGACGTTATATTCCGGCGTTTGGTCATATTATCGGCATGATGGAACACGACCTGTTTCATGTGTATACCGTGGATGAACACAGCTTGCGTATGATGCGGTTTTTACGCCAGCTGCGCTTTGATGACAGCATACGCGAGCGCTTCCCCCTTGCCTCCGGAGTTATTCACCGGGTGCAGAAAAAAGAACTGCTGTATTTAACGGCGCTGCTGCACGACACCGGTAAAAGTATGGATGGCGACCACACCGCTAACAGCGGTGAAATAGCAGCTGCATTTTGCCGCCAGCACAATCTGCGCCCGACCGACAGCCATCTGGTGGAATGGTTGTGTACCAATCATTTATTAATGTCGCAGGCCTCGCAGCGGCTGGAAATTAATAACCCGGAAGATATTCATCCATTTGCCCGTGAAGTGGGTGACCAATACCACCTGGATTTACTTTATCTTATTTCCGTGGCGGATATTTACAGCACCAACCCCAAGCTTTGGACCAGCTGGCGCGCTGAGCAAATGAGTGATCTTTACCACAGCACTCAGGCCGCTTTGCGCCGCGGCCTGAACACGCCGCCCAACAAAGATGCCTGGATCAGTGAAGTACAACAGGAAGCACTGGCCCAGCTGCAGCAAAAAGGCCTCAGCGAAGCAAGGGTCAGGCAAATATGGGGGGACCCGGACGACGATTATTTTCTGCGAGAAGGCATTGATAACGTCGTCTGGCATGCACTGGAAATCGATGCCCACGGCAACAGCAATGCACCGCTGGTATCCATCCGCCAGACCTCCGCGGGAAAATCAGAAGGTGCTACCCAGATCTTTATTTATATGAAAGATCAGGTGAACTTATTCGCGGCTACCACCGCCACCCTCGACCAGCTGAACCTGAATATTCAGGACGCCCGCATTATGACGTCGGAAAAAGAACATAATGTGGTCGACACCTATGTGGTACTGGATGAAAACAACCAGCCAATCAGCGACCCTGCCCGCATTGAGCATATCCGTCAGACGCTGGTTCAGGCGCTGTCAGATCCGGACAACTACACCACCATTATTCAGCGCCGCACTCCGCGTGCGCTGAAGCAGTTCAAAGTGGAAACCCAGGTGACCATCAGTACCGACCCGCTGATGCAGCGCACTGTACTGGAAGTTATTGCTGCCGACCGGCCGGGCCTGCTGGCGCGCATGGGCGCAATTTTATCAGCCGCCGGTATTCAGCTGCAGGGAGCAAAGATTCTGACCGAAGGCGAACGGGTATCGGATATTTTTTATATCCTCGATCAGCATGGCCATCCGTTTGCCGATGCGGAGCAATGCCTGGCGCTTAAAGATGCCATTATTCAGGGCCTGGCCGAACAGGTAGAAGCCCAATCCGCGGTGTAA